DNA from Deltaproteobacteria bacterium:
ACCATAATCCCCATCTTTTCGCTTATAAAGCACATTAATATTATCTGTGTGTGTATCTGCAAATACAACAAACTTGTTACTCATGGTGACTATCTGCTCTACAGCCTCATCCAGTGTCATCGGTTTTACAGAAGACCTGTTTTCTATTATTATCTTTGGTTGGGATTCTGCAGATTCGCTCTTACTTGTTTTTAATTTTCCTGAAGTTGCAGCAGACAATGTCTTGTGTCCTTTAAGTTTCTCCTTATATTTTCTCATCTGTTTTTCAACCTTACTCATGACAAGGTCAATTGCAGCATACATATCTTCAGTTTGCTCTTCTCCCTTGATTGCGATGCCGTTGGCAGTGATTGTAATGGCTGCGATATGTCTGAATTTTTCAACAGATAATACCCAGTGAACCTCTATTGGCTCTGTTAAATATTTTACAACCCTTTCTGATTTCTGAACAGCATATCGTCTGATCGCATCTGATGATTCTATGTGTCTGAATGTTACTGTTGTGTGCATTTGTTTCCTCCTTTATTTGTAAATTTCCTTCTTAATTTTGACTTTTGATTTTTTAATTTATTTTTAAAACCTCTGCCTTCTCTCGCTGGATGATGGTATCTTTATTGCCTCGCGATATTTTGCAACAGTCCTCCTTGCAATATCAATACCCCCTGTCCTTAAATACCTTACTATCTTTTGGTCAGAGAGTGGTTTTTTGGGGTCCTCTCCTCCTATAAGTTTTTTTATTCGCTCCTTTATGCCTTCTGACGCAATGTCAGACCCATCCTCTTTTTTT
Protein-coding regions in this window:
- the raiA gene encoding ribosome-associated translation inhibitor RaiA; the encoded protein is MHTTVTFRHIESSDAIRRYAVQKSERVVKYLTEPIEVHWVLSVEKFRHIAAITITANGIAIKGEEQTEDMYAAIDLVMSKVEKQMRKYKEKLKGHKTLSAATSGKLKTSKSESAESQPKIIIENRSSVKPMTLDEAVEQIVTMSNKFVVFADTHTDNINVLYKRKDGDYGLIETASR